In Microtus ochrogaster isolate Prairie Vole_2 chromosome 4, MicOch1.0, whole genome shotgun sequence, one genomic interval encodes:
- the Atxn1l gene encoding ataxin-1-like produces the protein MKPVHERSQECLPPKKRDLPVTSEDMGRTTSCSTNHTPSSDASEWSRGVVVAGQSQTGARVSLGGDGTEAIAGLTVDQYGMLYKVAVPPATFSPTGLPSVVNMSPLPSTFNVASSLIQHPGIHYPPVHYAQLPSTSLQFIGPPYSLPYAVPPNFLPSPLLSPSANIATTHLPHFVPYASLLAEEATPPPQAASPAQPFNKSSSATSPPGQLPHHSNTQPLDLAPGRMPIYYQMSRLPAGYTLHETPTAGASPVLTPQEGQSALEAAAANGQRQRERNVIRRESEALDSTSSKGEGQGLVPVVECLVDGQFSGSQTPRVEVAAPAHRGTPDTDLEVQRVVGTLASQDYRVVAAQRKDESSPLNLSHHTLDHQGDGRGSARNPTELVEKNQARVFYSQSHQEPVKHRPLPKAVVVANGNLMPTGTDPSLLPVGSEILVASSLDMQARATFPDKEPTPPPVTSSHLPSHFMKGAIIQLATGELKRVEDLQTQDFVRSAEVSGGLKIDSSTVVDIQESQWPGFVMLHFVVGEQQSKVSIEVPPEHPFFVYGQGWSSCSPGRTAQLFSLPCHRLQVGDVCISISLQSLNSNSVSQASCAPPGQLGTPRERPERTVLGPRDLCDSEGKIQPSGEVSRVGEPSQPEPGAQACWPAPGFQRYSMQGEEARAALLRPSFIPQEVKLSIEGRSNAGK, from the coding sequence ATGAAACCTGTTCATGAGAGGAGTCAAGAATGCCTTCCACCAAAGAAACGAGACCTCCCTGTGACCAGCGAGGATATGGGGAGAACTACGAGCTGCTCCACAAACCACACACCTTCCAGTGATGCCTCTGAATGGTCCCGAGGGGTCGTGGTGGCTGGGCAGAGCCAGACAGGAGCCAGAGTCAGCCTTGGGGGTGATGGAACTGAGGCCATCGCTGGTCTAACAGTAGATCAGTATGGCATGCTGTATAAGGTGGCTGTACCACCTGCCACCTTTTCACCAACTGGCCTCCCATCTGTTGTGAACATGAGCCCCTTGCCCTCCACGTTTAATGTAGCGTCTTCACTGATTCAACATCCAGGAATCCACTATCCCCCAGTCCACTATGCTCAGCTCCCATCCACCTCACTGCAGTTTATTGGGCCTCCTTATAGCCTTCCGTATGCTGTGCCACCTAATTTCCTGCCTagtcccctcctttctccttctgccaaCATTGCTACTACTCACCTTCCACATTTTGTGCCATATGCCTCCCTCTTAGCAGAAGAAGCTACTCCTCCCCCccaggctgcatccccagcccagcCATTTAACAAATCCTCTTCTGCCACCTCCCCACCCGGCCAATTGCCACATCACTCGAATACTCAACCACTGGATCTTGCTCCAGGCCGGATGCCCATTTATTATCAAATGTCTAGGCTACCTGCTGGATATACTTTGCATGAAACTCCAACAGCAGGTGCCAGCCCCGTTCTTACCCCTCAGGAGGGCCAGTCTGCTTTGGAAGCAGCTGCTGCCAATGGACAGAGACAGCGAGAGCGAAATGTAATAAGACGAGAAAGTGAAGCCCTTGATTCCACCAGCAGCAAGGGTGAAGGCCAAGGACTGGTGCCGGTGGTAGAATGCCTGGTGGATGGACAGTTTTCAGGTTCTCAGACTCCACGAGTGGAGGTGGCGGCACCAGCACACCGAGGGACCCCAGACACCGACCTTGAAGTCCAGCGGGTAGTTGGCACTTTAGCTTCTCAGGACTATCGTGTGGTGGCAGCTCAGAGGAAAGACGAATCCAGCCCTCTTAACCTATCCCATCATACCCTTGACCATCAGGGTGATGGACGAGGGTCAGCCAGGAATCCTACAGAACTGGTGGAGAAAAATCAGGCCCGTGTATTCTACTCTCAGTCCCATCAGGAACCAGTAAAACACAGACCTTTACCCAAAGCAGTGGTTGTAGCCAATGGCAACCTGATGCCCACTGGAACTGACCCTAGCCTGCTGCCTGTGGGCTCGGAGATCCTGGTGGCATCAAGTCTGGACATGCAGGCCAGAGCCACCTTTCCAGACAAGGAGCCAACACCACCTCCTGTTACCTCCTCCCACTTGCCCTCCCATTTCATGAAAGGCGCCATCATTCAGCTGGCTACAGGGGAGCTGAAGCGGGTAGAGGACCTCCAGACCCAGGATTTTGTGCGCAGTGCCGAAGTGAGTGGGGGGCTGAAGATTGACTCTAGCACAGTTGTGGACATACAGGAGAGCCAGTGGCCTGGATTTGTTATGCTGCATTTTGTGGTTGGTGAACAGCAGAGCAAAGTGAGCATTGAGGTGCCCCCCGAGCACCCGTTTTTTGTATATGGCCAGGGTTGGTCCTCCTGCAGCCCTGGACGGACTGCACaactcttctctctgccctgtcaTCGGCTACAGGTGGGAGATGTCTGCATCTCTATCAGTTTACAGAGCTTGAACAGTAACTCAGTTTCTCAGGCCAGCTGTGCCCCCCCAGGCCAGTTGGGTACACCCCGAGAAAGACCTGAGAGGACAGTCTTGGGGCCCAGAGACCTATGTGACAGCGAGGGGAAGATCCAACCTTCAGGAGAGGTTTCCCGGGTGGGAGAGCCCTCCCAGCCTGAGCCTGGTGCTCAGGCCTGCTGGCCAGCCCCAGGCTTCCAAAGATACAGCATGCAAGGGGAGGAGGCACGGGCTGCACTGCTCCGTCCCTCTTTCATT